One Mycobacterium kubicae genomic window carries:
- a CDS encoding CsbD family protein, whose translation MSEQDKAGEARKGLIDSVKGKAKEVVGAVTGNDSLTKEGQLEQSQAEERREANRIDAIAEAEAEQARQNEAEAKVKGAQQRLAANAQATAAEDSIEAQQAAQKQAADQAAQQRAATERTQAELEAQREMQEARAEEREEIRDATEEVVDAVAEHQSSVQAASHEQLEAERLRREAQDISKQSDLP comes from the coding sequence ATGAGTGAACAAGACAAAGCCGGTGAGGCCCGCAAGGGTCTGATCGATTCGGTCAAGGGCAAGGCAAAAGAGGTTGTCGGTGCCGTCACCGGCAACGACTCGCTGACAAAAGAAGGACAGCTCGAGCAGTCCCAAGCCGAAGAGCGCCGGGAGGCCAACCGCATCGACGCGATAGCCGAGGCAGAGGCCGAGCAAGCCCGCCAGAACGAGGCCGAGGCGAAGGTCAAGGGCGCACAGCAGCGCTTGGCGGCCAATGCGCAGGCTACGGCGGCGGAGGACTCGATCGAGGCGCAGCAGGCCGCGCAGAAGCAGGCGGCCGACCAGGCGGCTCAGCAGCGAGCCGCCACCGAGCGCACGCAAGCCGAGCTCGAAGCCCAGCGCGAAATGCAAGAGGCGCGGGCCGAGGAGCGCGAGGAAATCCGCGATGCCACCGAGGAAGTCGTCGACGCCGTTGCCGAACACCAGAGCTCGGTGCAGGCGGCATCCCACGAGCAACTGGAAGCCGAACGCCTGCGGCGCGAGGCGCAGGACATAAGCAAGCAATCGGACCTGCCCTGA
- a CDS encoding SRPBCC family protein produces MTQTVTVTRIIRCPVDEATDFVTDPHKLIPQVSAFSRCKFVESCDDGEMWDVFLNSGTIYLGGRVLIPPPHDGRLTWRSVRGTRHSFEARVEPHRSGTRLTLTLRYRLAGYVIAQISELIGRGLASRNLEAAAEEIRHHLEFETDRPKRR; encoded by the coding sequence ATGACCCAGACCGTCACCGTTACCCGCATCATTCGCTGCCCAGTCGACGAAGCGACCGACTTTGTCACCGATCCGCACAAGCTGATTCCGCAGGTGTCGGCATTCAGTCGATGCAAGTTCGTCGAGTCCTGTGATGACGGTGAGATGTGGGACGTGTTCTTGAACAGCGGCACGATCTATCTGGGTGGTCGGGTCCTCATTCCGCCGCCCCATGACGGGCGGCTGACGTGGCGGTCGGTACGGGGAACCCGCCACTCGTTCGAGGCTCGGGTGGAGCCGCACCGCAGCGGTACCAGGTTGACCCTGACCCTGCGGTATCGCCTCGCCGGATACGTGATCGCGCAGATCAGTGAGCTGATCGGTCGCGGGCTCGCCAGCCGCAACCTGGAAGCCGCGGCCGAGGAGATTCGACACCACCTCGAATTCGAAACCGATCGGCCGAAACGCCGGTGA
- a CDS encoding D-2-hydroxyacid dehydrogenase family protein, whose product MPQVAILDDYAGAALEVADWSTVQASAQVTVFDRHLSEEEAAEVLRPFDVVCTMRERMAFPRTLFQRLPNLKLITIVGRSLPNLDLAAASDCGVLVAHSNFASPRFRTVSDATPEFTWGLLIATVRNLAEEHRRMREGGWQTTTGMTLSGKTLGLLGLGRIGRRMAEYAQVFGMEVIAWSQNLTEEAAAEVGVRRVEKAELFEESDVVSIHVVLSERTRGLVTERELALMKPRAYLINTSRGPIVDEAALIAALSDGRIAGAGLDVFDTEPLPHDHPLRALPNVTLSPHLGYVTTETLSAFYSDTVEAVLAWLDGAPVRIANPEALAPPTDPS is encoded by the coding sequence ATGCCCCAGGTGGCGATACTCGACGACTACGCCGGTGCGGCGCTTGAGGTCGCCGATTGGTCGACCGTGCAAGCGAGCGCACAAGTCACGGTGTTCGACCGGCACCTGTCCGAAGAGGAAGCCGCCGAAGTGCTGCGGCCGTTCGACGTGGTGTGCACAATGCGAGAACGGATGGCGTTCCCGCGCACGCTGTTCCAACGGCTGCCGAACCTCAAGCTGATCACCATCGTCGGACGAAGCCTGCCCAACCTCGACCTGGCTGCGGCCAGCGACTGCGGCGTCCTGGTCGCGCATTCCAACTTCGCCAGTCCCCGTTTCCGCACGGTCAGCGACGCCACTCCGGAATTCACTTGGGGGTTGCTGATTGCGACGGTGCGCAATCTGGCCGAAGAACACCGGCGGATGCGTGAGGGTGGGTGGCAGACCACCACGGGTATGACGTTGTCCGGCAAGACGCTCGGGCTGCTCGGGCTGGGCAGGATCGGCAGACGGATGGCTGAGTATGCGCAGGTGTTCGGCATGGAAGTCATTGCGTGGAGCCAGAACCTCACCGAGGAGGCGGCGGCCGAGGTCGGCGTGCGCCGCGTCGAGAAAGCCGAGCTGTTCGAAGAATCCGACGTGGTGTCCATCCACGTCGTGCTTTCCGAGCGGACCCGGGGCCTGGTCACCGAACGCGAACTGGCATTGATGAAGCCGCGCGCCTACCTGATCAACACCTCCCGCGGCCCGATCGTCGACGAGGCCGCTCTGATCGCAGCACTCAGCGATGGCCGCATCGCCGGCGCCGGCCTCGACGTCTTCGACACCGAGCCGCTACCGCACGATCACCCGCTGCGGGCGCTGCCTAATGTGACGCTTTCTCCGCATCTGGGCTACGTCACCACCGAAACCCTGAGCGCGTTTTACTCCGACACCGTTGAAGCGGTGCTGGCATGGCTGGATGGAGCGCCCGTTCGAATCGCCAACCCCGAGGCGCTAGCCCCGCCCACCGATCCGAGCTGA
- a CDS encoding NAD-binding protein produces MAHTPQPGRNPRTQRPDCFDVAEVLQFHREIIVSGDDALSKTIAEELRGAGARIVRINTAADLLGAGVHRARAVVCAGPNDAVNLEIALLARQYSPNVRVVARLANDVLRQKVATVNGPGAILDVAELATPSLVEAVLSRNAHQFDTAGIEFVVWGAEAPYEATLREIYADLAPVAVIHGRNAPTPGEVVACPGRDLQVYAGDWTSMIGVKDELEARGITVPSRTATRSRNSRLRRVIDAARAMRDDMNPMLFPSVAFTLLLTFGATAVVRFGYHNPKMSWLDSLYFASETITTVGYGDFSFARQSIFLRLFAVGLMFGGVIVTAILVAFLADLLLSRRFLQNAALRRARHMRGHVVVVGLGSVGIRVVSELTTAGYDVVVIEQDENNRFLPTAAKLDVPVLFGDSTMRQTLETARVDRARGVAVVTHDDMQNIETGIVLLELLGSDTKVPIVMRVQGRALGTAINKRFGFENVRSIVDLAAPWFIGAAMGLQVLGTFWVGQRSFMVGGMLVAAGSELDGLRMVDMSTQTRVIAITRPEGPIRLRPRRDARLKAGDTVYLMGPYRELIATLRKGQPPPTTATNGERAATLAAARAPHRTGVRLPRWAPDPEA; encoded by the coding sequence ATGGCGCACACACCGCAACCGGGCCGAAACCCGCGAACCCAGCGACCGGATTGCTTTGACGTGGCCGAGGTCCTGCAATTTCATCGCGAAATCATCGTCAGCGGTGACGATGCGCTGTCGAAGACGATCGCCGAGGAGTTACGGGGCGCCGGTGCTCGGATCGTCAGAATCAACACCGCCGCCGATCTTCTCGGTGCGGGGGTGCACCGCGCCCGCGCTGTCGTCTGTGCCGGCCCCAACGACGCCGTCAATCTCGAAATCGCCCTATTGGCAAGGCAATACAGCCCCAACGTCCGGGTGGTTGCCCGGTTGGCCAACGACGTGTTGCGTCAGAAGGTGGCCACCGTCAACGGTCCAGGGGCGATTCTGGACGTCGCCGAACTCGCGACCCCCTCCTTGGTCGAAGCAGTGCTGTCACGCAACGCGCACCAGTTCGATACGGCGGGGATCGAATTCGTCGTTTGGGGAGCCGAAGCGCCGTACGAGGCGACGTTGCGCGAGATCTACGCCGACTTGGCGCCAGTTGCGGTGATTCACGGCAGGAACGCACCTACCCCCGGCGAGGTGGTGGCGTGTCCGGGACGTGATCTGCAGGTCTACGCCGGCGACTGGACTTCCATGATCGGTGTGAAGGACGAATTGGAAGCTCGGGGAATCACCGTGCCGTCCCGGACCGCGACGCGCTCTCGAAACTCTCGACTGCGGCGCGTCATCGATGCAGCGCGCGCCATGCGCGACGACATGAATCCAATGCTGTTTCCCTCGGTGGCGTTCACGCTGTTGCTCACCTTCGGGGCCACTGCGGTGGTCCGCTTCGGCTACCACAACCCCAAGATGTCCTGGCTCGACTCGCTCTATTTCGCTTCCGAGACGATCACGACGGTGGGCTATGGCGACTTCAGCTTCGCCCGGCAATCGATATTTCTACGACTATTCGCTGTCGGGTTGATGTTCGGCGGCGTCATCGTCACCGCCATCCTGGTGGCGTTCCTGGCTGACTTGCTGCTGTCGCGCCGATTCCTGCAGAACGCCGCGCTGCGGCGGGCGCGTCACATGCGCGGGCACGTCGTGGTGGTGGGACTGGGTTCGGTCGGCATCCGCGTGGTGAGCGAGTTGACAACTGCCGGCTACGACGTCGTGGTGATCGAGCAGGATGAGAACAACCGCTTCCTCCCGACTGCGGCAAAGTTGGACGTGCCGGTACTTTTCGGGGACTCGACGATGCGCCAGACGCTCGAGACCGCGCGCGTCGACCGTGCCCGCGGCGTGGCGGTGGTGACACACGACGACATGCAGAACATCGAGACCGGGATCGTGCTGCTGGAACTGCTGGGTTCTGACACCAAGGTGCCGATCGTCATGCGCGTCCAGGGGCGCGCGCTGGGCACCGCCATCAATAAGCGGTTCGGCTTCGAGAACGTGCGGTCGATTGTCGACCTGGCAGCACCCTGGTTCATCGGCGCCGCGATGGGGCTGCAGGTGCTGGGCACGTTTTGGGTGGGGCAGCGCTCTTTCATGGTCGGCGGGATGCTCGTCGCGGCGGGCAGCGAGTTAGACGGGCTGCGCATGGTGGACATGTCCACCCAAACCCGTGTCATCGCCATCACCCGGCCCGAAGGGCCGATCCGGTTGCGGCCGCGCCGCGATGCTCGACTCAAAGCCGGCGACACCGTCTACCTGATGGGCCCCTACCGCGAACTCATCGCGACTCTGCGTAAGGGCCAGCCGCCACCGACCACCGCGACCAACGGTGAGCGCGCGGCGACTCTGGCGGCGGCGCGTGCGCCGCACCGCACGGGCGTCCGCCTGCCACGGTGGGCGCCCGACCCGGAGGCCTGA
- a CDS encoding thioredoxin family protein, whose amino-acid sequence MAVESSMLALGTPAPSFTLPEPATGATVSLDELTGPALVVTFICNHCPYVKHVAGGLAELGRDLAAQGVAMVGISSNDVVTYPQDGPEQMAAEARRHGWTFPYLYDETQDVARAYSAACTPDTFVFDGQRRLVYRGQLDDSRPGNERPVTAADVRAAVNAVLAGQPVDTNQRPSIGCGIKWR is encoded by the coding sequence ATGGCTGTCGAGTCGAGCATGCTCGCCCTGGGTACTCCTGCGCCGTCATTCACGCTGCCCGAACCGGCCACCGGCGCCACGGTCAGCCTGGACGAGCTCACCGGTCCCGCGTTGGTGGTGACGTTCATCTGTAACCACTGCCCGTACGTCAAGCATGTCGCAGGAGGGCTGGCCGAACTGGGCCGAGATCTGGCCGCGCAGGGCGTGGCGATGGTGGGCATCTCGAGCAACGACGTGGTCACGTACCCGCAGGACGGACCCGAGCAGATGGCGGCTGAAGCGCGCCGGCACGGCTGGACCTTCCCGTACCTCTACGACGAGACCCAGGACGTCGCCCGCGCCTATTCCGCCGCCTGCACCCCGGACACCTTCGTTTTCGACGGCCAACGTCGCCTGGTCTATCGCGGTCAACTCGACGATTCGCGGCCCGGTAACGAACGACCGGTGACGGCCGCTGACGTGCGAGCGGCTGTCAACGCGGTACTCGCGGGACAGCCGGTCGACACGAACCAGCGGCCGTCAATCGGGTGCGGCATCAAGTGGCGGTGA
- a CDS encoding lysophospholipid acyltransferase family protein translates to MSDESLPVELRERDPEFIRAVLPTLWLASTVWFRAEVHGFENVPDEPVLFVGNHSGGGATPDTFVLLLAYNTFFTVEGRPLYALAHDTITSAPLLGGLTRRLGVVPADNGFAEKIFDSGGSALVYPGGDVEALRPWRDRHKIIFSGRTGFLRLAHRCNVKIVPVVATGGHDTLIVLNDGRRTAKMLRLDKLLRVKSLPMTLSVPWGLLPVPLPHLPLPAKIRMEVLEPIDVRERFGAKPDWDDALRYVTSVMQVGLSNLASQTVVPMVR, encoded by the coding sequence ATGAGTGACGAATCTTTGCCGGTCGAGCTTCGCGAGCGCGATCCCGAGTTCATCCGCGCCGTGCTGCCCACTCTGTGGCTGGCCTCGACGGTGTGGTTTCGCGCCGAGGTGCACGGGTTCGAGAACGTCCCCGACGAGCCGGTGCTGTTCGTCGGCAACCACAGTGGCGGCGGTGCCACACCAGACACCTTCGTCCTGTTGCTTGCCTACAACACGTTCTTCACCGTGGAAGGTCGGCCGCTGTATGCATTGGCGCACGACACCATCACCTCCGCACCGCTGCTCGGCGGATTGACCCGCAGGCTCGGCGTCGTACCCGCCGACAACGGGTTTGCGGAGAAGATCTTCGACAGCGGCGGGTCCGCGCTGGTGTACCCGGGGGGTGACGTCGAGGCACTGCGGCCGTGGCGCGACCGGCACAAGATCATTTTCTCCGGACGCACGGGTTTTCTGCGATTAGCGCACCGCTGCAACGTCAAGATCGTTCCGGTGGTCGCCACCGGCGGTCACGACACCCTCATCGTGCTCAACGACGGCCGGCGCACCGCGAAGATGCTACGGCTGGACAAGTTGCTGCGAGTCAAGAGCTTGCCGATGACACTCAGCGTGCCCTGGGGCCTGCTCCCGGTCCCGCTGCCGCACCTGCCGCTCCCGGCGAAGATCCGCATGGAAGTGCTCGAGCCGATCGACGTGCGCGAGCGTTTCGGCGCCAAACCGGACTGGGACGACGCGTTGCGCTATGTCACCAGCGTCATGCAAGTCGGCCTGTCGAACCTGGCCAGCCAAACCGTCGTCCCGATGGTCCGGTGA
- a CDS encoding GMC oxidoreductase — translation MTRGMDYDVAIIGSGFGGSVAALRLTEKGYRVAVLEAGRRFEDSQFPKNSMDVRNFLWAPKLGCTGIQRIHVLPDVIVLAGAGVGGGSLNYANTLYEPKSDAFYRDRQWAHITDWRSELEPYYDQAKRMLGVVRNPTMTPSDQVLRKVADDLGVGDTFGMTPVGVFFGPDNQPTPGVEVDDPFFGGAGPRRRGCLEVGECMTGCRHNAKNTLVKNYLYLAERAGARILDLTTVTAVRPLDDGGYAVDTVRSGSWRKRRTAGTITAEQVIFAAGTWGTQQLLHRLKADGTLSNISDRLGVLTRTNSEALCGASVRMRQGKDAAFHQGVAITSSIHPDDKTHIEPVRYGKGPQSMGMLTTVMTDGGGRAPRWLRWLGQVVRHPGQAASVYVGLRDWSQRTVIALVMQTEDNSLTLFPKRRRFGGVKLSSRQGHGVPNPTWIPKANEAVRKLAEDIGGMPYSSVGEIFDIPMTAHFLGGCVIGDSPQTGVIDPYHRVYGHPGLHVVDGSAISANIGVNPSLTITAQAERAMSFWPNKNEPDARPPVGEAYERIATVAPQRPTVPTHAPAALRLA, via the coding sequence ATGACGCGGGGCATGGATTACGACGTGGCCATCATCGGCTCGGGTTTCGGTGGATCGGTGGCGGCATTGCGGCTGACCGAGAAGGGTTACCGGGTCGCCGTGTTGGAGGCAGGGCGCCGATTCGAAGATTCGCAGTTCCCCAAGAACAGCATGGACGTCCGGAATTTCTTGTGGGCGCCGAAGCTGGGCTGTACCGGGATCCAGCGGATCCATGTGCTGCCCGACGTCATTGTGCTGGCCGGCGCCGGCGTGGGCGGGGGCTCGCTGAACTACGCGAACACCCTCTACGAACCCAAGTCGGACGCCTTCTACCGCGACCGGCAGTGGGCGCACATCACCGATTGGCGATCCGAGCTCGAGCCCTACTACGACCAGGCCAAACGCATGCTCGGCGTGGTGCGAAACCCGACGATGACGCCGTCGGACCAGGTGTTGCGCAAAGTGGCCGACGATCTGGGCGTCGGTGACACATTCGGCATGACGCCCGTCGGCGTGTTCTTCGGGCCGGACAATCAGCCCACCCCGGGAGTGGAGGTGGACGATCCCTTCTTCGGCGGGGCAGGTCCGCGGCGGCGCGGCTGCCTGGAAGTCGGCGAGTGCATGACCGGCTGCCGGCACAACGCCAAGAACACGTTGGTAAAGAACTACCTGTACCTGGCCGAACGCGCCGGTGCGCGCATCTTGGATCTGACCACCGTCACCGCGGTGCGGCCCCTGGACGACGGTGGGTATGCCGTCGACACCGTGCGCAGCGGAAGTTGGCGGAAGCGGCGCACCGCCGGCACCATCACCGCCGAGCAGGTGATCTTCGCGGCGGGTACCTGGGGGACCCAGCAGTTGCTGCACCGATTGAAGGCCGACGGCACCCTCAGCAACATCTCCGACCGGCTGGGGGTGCTGACTCGAACGAACTCCGAGGCCCTGTGCGGCGCCAGCGTGCGCATGCGGCAAGGCAAAGACGCGGCCTTCCATCAGGGCGTCGCGATCACTTCCTCGATCCACCCGGACGACAAGACTCACATCGAACCCGTCCGCTACGGCAAGGGTCCGCAGTCGATGGGCATGCTGACCACCGTCATGACCGACGGCGGCGGCCGCGCACCGCGCTGGCTCAGATGGCTGGGTCAGGTGGTGCGCCATCCCGGCCAGGCCGCCTCGGTGTACGTCGGGCTCCGCGACTGGTCGCAGCGCACCGTGATCGCGTTGGTCATGCAGACCGAGGACAACTCGCTGACGCTGTTCCCCAAGCGCAGGCGATTCGGCGGGGTCAAGCTGTCGTCGCGGCAGGGCCACGGTGTGCCCAACCCGACATGGATTCCGAAGGCCAACGAGGCGGTACGCAAGCTCGCCGAAGATATCGGCGGCATGCCGTACAGCAGCGTGGGGGAGATCTTCGACATCCCCATGACGGCGCACTTCCTGGGCGGATGCGTCATCGGCGACTCACCGCAAACCGGCGTGATCGACCCCTACCACCGCGTATACGGCCACCCCGGGCTGCATGTGGTCGACGGGTCGGCGATCTCGGCGAACATCGGCGTCAACCCGTCGCTGACCATCACCGCGCAAGCAGAACGCGCAATGTCCTTCTGGCCCAACAAGAATGAGCCCGATGCTCGGCCGCCGGTCGGGGAGGCCTACGAACGGATCGCGACCGTGGCGCCGCAACGCCCCACGGTTCCGACACACGCTCCGGCGGCGCTGCGCCTGGCCTGA
- the glnA gene encoding type I glutamate--ammonia ligase, translated as MSDKTPDDIFRLAQDEKIEYVDVRFCDLPGTMQHFTIPSYVFDENVFEEGLAFDGSSIRGFQSIHESDMLLLPDPETAVIDPFRKAKTLNVNFFVHDPFTFEVYSRDPRNVARKAENYLISSGIADTAFFGPEAEFYIFDSVSFDSCTNESFYKVDATSGWWNTGKETESDGSPNLGYKVRPKGGYFPVAPTDHYVDLRDEILTHLTNAGFLLEKGHHEVGSGGQAEINYRFNTLLHAADDHQMYKYIVKQTARQAGKTVTFMPKPLFGDNGSGMHCHQSLWKDGVPLMFDEEGYAGLSDTARHYIGGLLYHAPSLLAFTNPTVNSYKRLVPGYEAPINLVYSQRNRSACVRIPITGNNPKAKRLEFRCPDSSGNPYLSFAAMLMAGLDGIKNKIEPPPPIDKDLYELPPEEAADIPQAPTALSAVIDRLEEDSEYLTEGSVFTPDLIQTWINYKRDYEIAPFNLRPTPYEFSLYYDV; from the coding sequence GTGTCCGACAAGACGCCCGACGACATCTTCAGACTGGCCCAGGACGAGAAGATCGAGTATGTCGACGTCCGCTTCTGTGATCTGCCAGGCACCATGCAGCACTTCACAATTCCCAGCTATGTCTTCGACGAGAATGTGTTCGAGGAGGGCCTGGCCTTCGACGGCTCCTCGATCCGCGGGTTTCAATCGATCCACGAGTCGGACATGCTGCTGTTGCCCGATCCCGAAACGGCGGTGATCGATCCGTTCCGTAAAGCCAAGACGCTGAACGTGAACTTCTTCGTGCACGACCCGTTCACCTTCGAGGTCTACTCACGTGATCCGCGCAATGTCGCGCGCAAAGCCGAGAATTACCTGATCAGTTCGGGCATCGCCGACACTGCCTTCTTCGGCCCCGAAGCCGAGTTCTACATCTTCGACTCGGTCAGCTTCGACTCGTGCACCAACGAATCGTTCTACAAGGTGGATGCGACATCGGGGTGGTGGAACACCGGGAAGGAGACCGAGTCTGACGGCAGCCCCAACCTCGGCTACAAGGTGCGTCCGAAGGGCGGTTACTTCCCGGTGGCGCCCACCGACCACTACGTCGATCTGCGTGATGAGATCCTGACCCATCTGACCAATGCCGGCTTTCTGCTGGAGAAGGGCCATCACGAGGTCGGCAGCGGCGGCCAAGCCGAAATCAATTACAGATTCAACACTTTGCTGCACGCCGCCGACGACCACCAGATGTACAAGTACATCGTCAAGCAGACCGCCAGGCAGGCCGGCAAGACCGTGACCTTCATGCCCAAGCCACTGTTCGGAGACAACGGGTCGGGCATGCACTGCCACCAGTCGCTGTGGAAGGACGGCGTTCCGCTGATGTTCGACGAGGAAGGCTACGCCGGCCTGTCCGACACCGCACGCCACTACATCGGCGGCTTGCTCTACCACGCACCGTCGTTGTTGGCCTTCACCAACCCGACGGTCAACTCCTACAAGCGGCTGGTCCCCGGCTACGAAGCCCCCATCAATTTGGTCTACAGCCAGCGCAACCGCTCGGCGTGCGTGCGGATTCCGATCACCGGCAACAACCCGAAGGCCAAGCGGCTGGAGTTCCGGTGCCCGGATTCGTCGGGTAACCCCTACCTTTCGTTCGCGGCCATGTTGATGGCCGGGCTCGACGGCATCAAGAACAAGATCGAGCCGCCTCCGCCGATCGACAAGGACCTTTACGAATTGCCGCCGGAGGAGGCCGCCGATATCCCGCAGGCACCCACCGCCCTGTCCGCGGTGATCGACCGCCTGGAGGAGGACAGCGAATACCTCACCGAGGGAAGCGTTTTCACGCCGGACTTGATTCAGACGTGGATCAATTACAAGCGCGACTACGAGATCGCGCCGTTCAACCTGCGGCCCACCCCGTACGAGTTCTCCCTGTATTACGACGTGTGA
- a CDS encoding IF2 family translation initiation factor translates to MKISGVTQQVLRFQYQLARFPLQVIEDRVFARVRSEAPARLFFERSLGMLDTTIGGVLGDQQLAERGAALLERTDALSRAAELDAKAETRKQQADTKLKSVRDEAIQDQQQARAATEQEIKEARNAAEERKREAAQSAQKQSASAKQRADEVAAKRKEAAESAREQTEARTKAVENAAAKAADAKLDDAREMRSEAASKRADANQVEDLADAEKEKRRAERANDNS, encoded by the coding sequence ATGAAAATATCTGGCGTCACCCAACAAGTTCTGCGCTTCCAATACCAGCTCGCCCGTTTCCCGTTGCAGGTGATCGAGGATCGAGTCTTCGCCCGGGTCCGCTCCGAGGCGCCGGCGCGACTGTTCTTCGAGCGTTCGCTGGGCATGCTCGACACGACGATCGGCGGGGTGCTGGGCGATCAGCAGCTGGCCGAGCGGGGCGCTGCGCTGCTCGAGCGCACCGACGCGCTGAGCCGCGCAGCTGAGCTCGACGCGAAGGCCGAGACGCGCAAGCAGCAGGCCGACACCAAGCTGAAGAGCGTGCGCGACGAGGCGATCCAGGACCAGCAGCAGGCGCGTGCGGCCACCGAGCAAGAGATCAAGGAAGCGCGCAACGCCGCCGAGGAACGCAAGCGGGAAGCGGCTCAGTCCGCCCAGAAGCAAAGCGCTTCGGCAAAGCAGCGCGCAGACGAGGTGGCCGCCAAGCGCAAAGAGGCGGCCGAGTCCGCCCGCGAGCAAACCGAGGCGCGCACCAAAGCCGTCGAGAACGCCGCGGCCAAAGCCGCCGACGCCAAGCTCGACGACGCCCGGGAGATGCGCAGCGAGGCGGCAAGTAAGCGCGCCGACGCAAACCAGGTCGAAGATCTGGCCGACGCCGAGAAGGAGAAGCGCCGAGCCGAGCGCGCCAACGACAACTCCTAG
- a CDS encoding cutinase family protein: protein MTARSLIRIVGVSVVTTGALLTSPLNGPAAAADPCSDIAVVFARGTHQAPGLGDVGESFVDSLTSQVRGRSVNAYAVNYPASDDYHGSSSAGADDASAHIQDVVASCPNTKIVLGGYSQGATVIDLATSAVPPQTVDRVAAVALFGEPSSGFSSALYGGQPLPTINPAYSSKVISLCAPEDPICTGGGNIMAHVSYIQSGMTAQAATFAAQRLNQSSPAPASGT from the coding sequence ATGACTGCACGCAGCCTTATTCGCATCGTCGGGGTCTCGGTTGTGACGACGGGGGCGCTGCTGACCTCGCCCCTCAACGGTCCTGCCGCCGCCGCCGACCCTTGTTCTGACATCGCGGTGGTGTTTGCCCGCGGGACACACCAGGCTCCGGGACTCGGTGACGTCGGCGAGTCGTTCGTGGACTCGCTCACCTCGCAGGTTCGCGGTCGGTCGGTCAACGCCTACGCGGTCAACTACCCAGCCAGCGACGACTACCACGGCAGCTCGTCAGCGGGCGCGGATGACGCCAGCGCGCACATCCAAGACGTGGTCGCCAGCTGCCCCAACACGAAGATCGTGTTGGGCGGATATTCGCAAGGCGCGACGGTGATCGACTTGGCCACCTCTGCAGTCCCACCCCAGACGGTCGACCGGGTCGCCGCGGTGGCGCTCTTCGGTGAGCCGTCCAGCGGCTTCTCCAGCGCGCTGTACGGCGGTCAGCCGCTGCCCACCATCAATCCCGCCTACAGCTCCAAGGTCATCAGCTTGTGCGCTCCCGAGGACCCGATCTGCACCGGCGGCGGAAACATCATGGCGCACGTGTCCTACATCCAGTCCGGGATGACGGCCCAAGCTGCCACTTTCGCGGCTCAACGACTCAACCAGAGTTCTCCGGCACCGGCTTCAGGAACCTAG